One region of bacterium genomic DNA includes:
- a CDS encoding PP2C family protein-serine/threonine phosphatase: MRTLSVKDWIIIIAGVIGLVVFILLYPKVYPESAMRGMISEEAAIAKSQQWMSSGWAKAPRSMDSLTLRASIRVNQKQLEYLQEKFGLEQANKHLRNKSLVYTRQLEWLRIDEVNIQFGGRTEGNSSAKTERVLIELDRLGNIVGYRYTKAKQDTSPVTDLETTHPSLAATEGFDLDSARRMAREFLRQWAGRSPDDFRESDVQGSITGKKPVMEFVFTGIAPTDEVYERVKLRIENYRIANFEREWLYPAGFIDPENRWERETTNTLGMIFFILFSLMVVVLFFRQFKRGAIDFKVGSFFGILSAVSFALMIGVQLLASGFWTLSFVVLIAGGWYFIMTTGIIAVTASEVYRFWPESYRTFEAIRRGKIINRRWGRSLTLGMAWTGITIGAITLILYFMPGTSFLLNTKSTDKYDGYGALFLIGASIWTVLIHHHLFYLLPLSALRKRWKNPAAVIGIAALVGILQPYIFDTVSPWEPRLLVGLLIGIIYGTILLYYDFLTLSVSASLAYLISESGFLYYTSDIPGMVIVGVYLCSFLTLALIALWSRDSGDDTLDYVPEYVKEMESKQRMNREFEIARTIQTKLLARTVPVNDRCDIACLCEPAHEVGGDYYDFVAFDDKNKLGVVIGDVAGKGVSAAFYMTLVKGILQTQAPITSHSARETLERVNHIFCTQVERGRFISMVYGIFDFSKNTVTIARAGHNPVYRLRNGASQMDSLVPDGMAIGLTQNDTFAEKLKETTIAFSSGDVFVFFTDGFSEAMNKHGEEFGEARLQQTLLNVSGQNSSAMIDALQKEIRSFVGQHPQHDDMTMIVIRIV, from the coding sequence ATGAGAACGTTATCCGTTAAAGATTGGATTATCATCATAGCCGGTGTTATCGGCTTAGTTGTCTTTATACTACTTTATCCCAAAGTCTATCCGGAATCGGCCATGCGCGGCATGATCAGTGAAGAAGCCGCCATAGCCAAGTCACAGCAGTGGATGAGCAGCGGATGGGCCAAAGCACCGCGCTCTATGGATTCGCTCACTTTGCGTGCCAGTATCCGAGTTAACCAAAAACAACTCGAATACCTTCAGGAAAAATTCGGTCTGGAACAAGCCAACAAACACCTGCGCAACAAATCATTGGTGTATACCCGACAGTTGGAATGGTTACGTATTGATGAAGTTAATATCCAATTCGGCGGACGTACCGAAGGGAACTCTTCTGCAAAAACCGAACGCGTCTTGATCGAACTTGATCGCCTGGGGAATATCGTCGGCTATCGTTATACCAAAGCAAAACAGGATACTTCACCCGTAACGGATTTGGAAACCACGCATCCATCCTTAGCCGCAACCGAAGGATTTGACCTGGACAGTGCACGGCGCATGGCACGCGAATTTTTGCGTCAATGGGCGGGGCGCTCACCGGATGATTTCAGAGAATCCGATGTGCAAGGTTCGATCACGGGGAAAAAACCGGTGATGGAGTTTGTTTTTACCGGCATTGCTCCGACGGATGAAGTATACGAACGCGTGAAGCTTCGCATTGAAAATTACCGTATTGCTAATTTTGAACGCGAATGGCTTTATCCAGCCGGGTTTATTGATCCGGAAAATCGATGGGAACGTGAAACGACCAACACGCTGGGCATGATCTTTTTTATTTTATTCTCCCTTATGGTCGTTGTGTTATTCTTTCGTCAGTTCAAACGCGGCGCCATTGATTTTAAAGTCGGAAGTTTTTTTGGTATTCTCAGTGCCGTCAGCTTTGCATTGATGATCGGCGTACAGCTACTAGCCTCCGGTTTTTGGACACTTTCCTTTGTCGTGTTAATTGCCGGCGGTTGGTACTTTATCATGACGACAGGTATTATTGCCGTGACCGCTTCGGAAGTATATCGCTTTTGGCCTGAAAGTTATCGTACTTTCGAAGCTATTCGTCGCGGTAAAATAATCAATCGTCGCTGGGGCCGCAGTTTAACACTCGGTATGGCATGGACAGGCATTACGATTGGCGCTATCACACTTATTCTGTATTTTATGCCAGGCACTTCGTTTCTACTTAACACCAAAAGTACGGACAAATACGACGGATACGGGGCCTTGTTTTTGATCGGCGCTTCGATATGGACCGTTCTCATACACCATCATTTGTTTTACCTGCTTCCGCTGTCCGCTCTTCGCAAGCGCTGGAAAAACCCGGCCGCCGTCATCGGCATAGCTGCATTGGTCGGCATTTTGCAGCCATACATTTTTGATACCGTTTCACCGTGGGAACCGCGTCTTCTTGTCGGTTTATTGATAGGGATCATTTACGGTACGATTTTATTATATTACGATTTTCTGACGTTGTCCGTATCAGCTAGCCTGGCCTACCTTATTTCCGAATCCGGTTTTTTGTATTACACATCGGACATTCCTGGCATGGTGATCGTCGGCGTCTATTTATGTTCGTTTCTGACACTCGCGCTCATCGCGCTGTGGAGCCGTGACAGTGGCGACGATACGCTGGACTATGTCCCGGAATACGTCAAAGAAATGGAATCCAAGCAGCGCATGAATCGCGAATTTGAAATCGCACGAACGATTCAGACCAAACTGCTCGCGCGCACCGTACCGGTCAACGATCGCTGCGATATAGCTTGTCTATGCGAACCCGCCCATGAAGTCGGCGGAGACTATTATGATTTTGTAGCGTTTGACGATAAAAATAAACTTGGCGTGGTCATCGGGGATGTCGCCGGCAAAGGCGTTTCGGCCGCTTTTTATATGACATTGGTCAAAGGCATTTTGCAAACACAAGCGCCGATCACCAGTCATTCGGCGCGTGAAACTTTAGAACGGGTCAATCATATTTTTTGCACGCAGGTAGAGCGCGGCCGTTTTATCAGTATGGTGTATGGTATTTTTGATTTCTCCAAAAACACTGTCACGATCGCGCGCGCCGGTCATAACCCCGTGTATCGTTTACGCAACGGTGCTTCGCAGATGGATTCGCTCGTACCGGACGGCATGGCTATCGGCTTGACGCAAAACGATACGTTTGCAGAAAAGCTCAAAGAAACCACGATAGCTTTTTCCTCCGGCGATGTCTTCGTATTTTTTACGGATGGTTTCTCTGAGGCCATGAACAAACATGGTGAAGAATTCGGCGAGGCACGACTTCAACAAACGTTACTCAACGTATCAGGCCAAAATTCGTCTGCCATGATTGATGCGCTGCAAAAGGAGATTCGTAGTTTTGTGGGACAGCATCCGCAGCATGACGATATGACCATGATCGTGATTCGTATCGTGTGA
- a CDS encoding Lrp/AsnC ligand binding domain-containing protein: protein MKAYVLIKIKSGEVKDVVRQLRRIEGVMEAHMTFGPYDAVAAVESQDIARLGAITATAIQPIPGVEQTLTCIAVDV, encoded by the coding sequence ATGAAAGCGTATGTTCTCATCAAAATAAAATCCGGCGAAGTCAAAGATGTAGTACGTCAGCTTCGCCGAATCGAAGGCGTGATGGAAGCGCATATGACCTTTGGTCCGTATGATGCCGTGGCTGCCGTGGAATCGCAGGACATCGCACGACTTGGCGCTATTACCGCGACGGCAATACAACCGATACCGGGTGTCGAACAAACGTTAACGTGTATTGCCGTGGATGTGTAA
- the aroF gene encoding 3-deoxy-7-phosphoheptulonate synthase, with product MIVVMHRDASVSDISTVLHIIEESGCTAHVSKAEEKTVVGVVGDDRGIVSEKIQTLQGVEKIFATSKPYKLASREWKKENTLVRVGQVTFGGSDVVLIAGPCGVESEQQILEIAQAVKEAGAHILRGGAFKPRTSPYSFQGLGERGLELLALAREKTGMPIVTEVVTPNQVELVAKYADMLQIGARNSLNYSLLQEVGKTNKPVLLKRGMMSHLEEYMMSAEYILANGNYNVVLCERGIRTFETSTRNTMDIAAIPVLKSWTHLPVIADPSHATGKRSLVQPVAKAAVAAGADGLMIEVHHHPEHALSDGPQAVLPDEYAALVRQLRQISSVLGRSIA from the coding sequence ATGATTGTAGTGATGCATCGCGATGCATCGGTTTCGGATATTTCGACCGTCCTGCATATTATCGAAGAGAGCGGTTGCACGGCGCATGTCAGCAAAGCGGAAGAAAAAACCGTCGTCGGTGTTGTCGGCGATGATCGCGGTATCGTGAGTGAAAAAATTCAAACCTTACAAGGGGTTGAAAAAATATTTGCGACATCTAAACCGTACAAATTGGCCAGCCGTGAGTGGAAAAAAGAAAATACGCTGGTACGTGTAGGACAGGTTACATTCGGCGGTTCGGACGTCGTACTTATCGCCGGTCCCTGCGGCGTCGAAAGCGAGCAGCAAATTTTAGAAATAGCGCAGGCCGTCAAAGAAGCCGGGGCGCACATTTTGCGCGGAGGGGCGTTTAAGCCTCGCACTTCGCCATACAGCTTCCAAGGATTAGGTGAACGCGGTCTCGAATTGCTTGCTTTGGCGCGCGAAAAAACCGGTATGCCGATTGTGACTGAAGTGGTGACGCCCAATCAGGTCGAACTTGTCGCTAAATATGCCGATATGCTGCAGATCGGCGCACGCAATTCGCTTAATTATTCACTTCTGCAAGAAGTCGGCAAAACTAATAAGCCTGTATTGCTCAAACGCGGCATGATGTCGCATCTGGAAGAATATATGATGTCGGCCGAATACATTTTAGCCAACGGTAATTATAACGTAGTATTGTGTGAACGCGGAATTCGTACGTTTGAAACGTCCACACGCAATACGATGGATATTGCTGCGATTCCCGTGCTTAAGTCGTGGACGCATCTTCCGGTGATAGCCGATCCGAGTCATGCCACCGGCAAACGTTCGCTGGTACAACCGGTAGCCAAAGCGGCCGTCGCCGCCGGTGCGGACGGCCTCATGATCGAGGTGCACCATCATCCTGAACATGCCTTATCGGACGGTCCGCAAGCCGTACTGCCTGATGAATACGCCGCATTGGTTCGCCAATTGCGACAAATCAGTTCTGTACTCGGACGCTCGATCGCCTAA
- a CDS encoding ABC transporter ATP-binding protein, protein MYRFFISPYLSSYLAFVFWATVYALSSVVSVAIVMPFVNLVFSPHTPLTPLISFPVIDRTTALWILCGATFAVFLIKNFAYIAFQSIGARLQQKLITALREFRIHELLRMPYGAFLAENHGAMHHRLITTSETMVRAWMQWIFSLCQHFPLLVLYSVVLFILSWKITLLSLVLIPGITLLQHRLQKYTARWTLFLHERESEIQSDVWHKLQAFKLIRLFHSAVYEAKRFSSLEHRRSDAATRRDRLQAIVLAAVEMAGVGVGVTLLLTIGSWTMEGEFMYGPGGFVLFIAAAFSIIDPARHIARGRMFLSEARTLWDEYKNKPITPSEETSPTKDNTSFTNALCLEETCFAHRTTAILNKVNITIRRGECIVITGKTGAGKSTILDLIIGLYAPQRGRITLDGIPVTQISHATRAKLFGLMTQEPLIMHATVRDNVVYDQIHVSDEQVIEALMHVQLHAWIKTLPDGLDTIIGEKGWTMSGGERQRLALARIVLRKPEILLLDEATSALDEATEKALLETMTRLFSDKTRIIVSHRPAVRQWADRMFELDEGQLIEISKKTI, encoded by the coding sequence ATGTATCGTTTTTTTATTAGCCCTTACCTGTCATCGTATTTAGCCTTTGTATTTTGGGCTACCGTATATGCGTTGAGCTCGGTTGTCAGTGTGGCTATCGTTATGCCGTTCGTCAATCTCGTTTTCAGTCCGCATACTCCCCTTACACCGCTTATTTCTTTTCCCGTCATAGATCGCACCACCGCTTTATGGATATTATGCGGGGCGACTTTTGCTGTTTTTTTAATAAAAAACTTCGCCTACATCGCATTCCAATCCATCGGCGCACGGTTACAACAAAAACTTATCACAGCGCTTCGCGAATTTCGAATACATGAACTGCTGCGCATGCCTTACGGCGCATTTCTCGCAGAAAATCACGGCGCGATGCATCACCGCCTGATCACCACATCTGAAACTATGGTACGCGCATGGATGCAATGGATTTTTTCTCTTTGCCAGCATTTTCCTTTACTTGTACTCTATTCCGTAGTGCTTTTTATACTCAGCTGGAAGATCACCTTATTGAGCCTTGTATTGATTCCGGGTATTACGTTATTGCAACATCGCTTGCAAAAATACACAGCACGATGGACGCTTTTTTTACACGAGCGCGAATCCGAAATCCAGTCGGATGTCTGGCATAAGCTGCAAGCTTTCAAATTGATTCGACTATTTCACAGCGCCGTGTACGAAGCGAAACGTTTTTCATCACTGGAACACCGTCGGAGCGATGCGGCAACCCGTCGTGATCGGTTGCAAGCGATCGTACTGGCCGCGGTAGAAATGGCCGGTGTGGGCGTGGGTGTAACGCTCCTTTTGACGATTGGCTCATGGACGATGGAAGGCGAATTTATGTATGGTCCCGGCGGTTTTGTATTATTTATCGCCGCCGCGTTCTCGATCATTGATCCGGCGCGGCATATCGCACGCGGGCGTATGTTTTTATCCGAAGCCCGTACGTTGTGGGACGAATACAAAAACAAACCGATTACGCCGTCCGAAGAAACATCACCGACGAAAGATAACACTTCTTTCACGAACGCACTTTGTTTGGAAGAAACTTGTTTTGCACATCGCACCACCGCGATTTTAAATAAAGTGAATATAACTATTCGGAGGGGCGAGTGCATTGTCATCACAGGCAAAACCGGCGCCGGTAAAAGCACTATTTTGGATTTGATCATCGGTTTGTACGCGCCACAACGCGGCCGCATCACGCTTGACGGTATCCCTGTAACACAAATTTCGCACGCTACACGTGCAAAACTTTTCGGGCTCATGACACAAGAACCGCTGATCATGCATGCAACGGTAAGAGACAATGTCGTGTACGATCAAATTCATGTCAGCGATGAACAAGTGATCGAAGCGCTCATGCATGTTCAACTGCACGCATGGATTAAAACATTACCTGACGGTTTGGATACCATCATCGGAGAAAAAGGATGGACCATGTCCGGCGGTGAACGTCAGCGGCTTGCTTTGGCACGCATTGTTTTGCGTAAACCGGAAATTTTACTTTTGGATGAAGCCACATCGGCTTTGGATGAGGCGACTGAAAAAGCACTTCTCGAAACGATGACCCGTTTATTTTCAGATAAAACGCGAATCATCGTCTCCCACCGCCCGGCCGTGCGCCAGTGGGCAGATCGGATGTTTGAACTGGATGAGGGACAATTGATTGAAATTTCTAAAAAGACGATTTGA
- a CDS encoding fibronectin/fibrinogen-binding protein: MISNHHSIARWVMEARSVLVSARIMEIFCQQKNLLQIGLVTPSRQSLVLEIYCDRQPYIVWRSSYSRKNKNSMDLFPMMIGLHIRDIVMDNTDRRVILSFENGCRLVAQFYGSANVWATDASGVITGSFKNERAVHESSMKIEPGGADMRRYTQDAVDVFESVALFREALSGGFGHLNKILTLEFLHAASLSDITTAREAWRNFINAIYDGAPRIYTDHGDLKYFSLLPLTHHLGRNPHWKEELFTSVNDAFLAYVQLRFFAERLQKKREDLLRASRQRIKKNEHLIMALQEDAEKAATFAAYEQKAHLLNIHLRDVHRGMDKIVVTDVYDEAQNEIEIKLDPILSPQANVEKYFAQSKKLKQSVVKIAERILTIGKENDTLRQIEAQFADAHAIDRKALEKKYDEFVRNGWIKKTESSKPTRAADQEMPVFREFRVHGNWRVFVGQNDIKNDALTFRFAKKDDLWFHARGVAGSHVVLKRDGRSDNPGQRAIEAAAQIAAFFSKAKTSSLVPVAYTERKYLRKPKGAKPGMVVLEREEVLMVPPVEPREIAV; encoded by the coding sequence ATGATCAGCAATCACCACAGCATCGCACGTTGGGTCATGGAAGCACGCTCCGTATTGGTATCCGCGCGTATCATGGAGATTTTTTGTCAGCAAAAAAATCTTTTACAGATCGGATTGGTTACACCTTCCCGTCAGTCATTGGTTTTGGAAATATACTGCGACCGTCAACCGTATATCGTTTGGCGTTCTAGTTATTCGCGCAAAAACAAAAATTCGATGGATCTTTTTCCAATGATGATTGGTCTTCACATCCGCGACATTGTCATGGACAATACCGACCGACGGGTGATTCTATCCTTTGAAAATGGTTGTCGTTTGGTAGCACAATTCTATGGATCGGCGAATGTGTGGGCGACGGATGCATCGGGTGTAATAACCGGATCGTTTAAAAATGAGCGCGCGGTGCACGAATCGTCCATGAAAATAGAGCCGGGTGGGGCAGATATGCGGCGGTACACGCAGGATGCCGTGGATGTGTTTGAAAGTGTGGCGCTTTTCCGTGAAGCGTTATCCGGCGGATTTGGACATTTGAATAAAATTCTGACGCTTGAGTTTTTGCACGCTGCATCATTAAGCGATATAACAACGGCACGCGAAGCATGGCGAAACTTTATCAATGCGATCTATGACGGTGCGCCGCGTATTTATACCGACCATGGCGATTTGAAGTATTTTTCATTGTTGCCGCTGACGCATCACCTGGGGCGAAACCCGCATTGGAAAGAAGAATTATTTACGTCAGTTAATGATGCGTTCTTAGCCTATGTCCAGTTGCGCTTCTTTGCTGAACGTCTTCAGAAAAAACGAGAAGATCTGCTTCGCGCGAGCCGCCAGCGGATTAAGAAAAACGAACATTTGATCATGGCGCTGCAAGAAGATGCCGAAAAGGCTGCGACGTTTGCGGCGTACGAACAAAAAGCGCATCTTTTGAATATTCATTTGCGTGACGTGCATCGGGGAATGGATAAAATAGTCGTTACCGATGTGTATGATGAGGCGCAAAATGAAATCGAAATAAAGCTCGATCCGATTTTATCGCCGCAAGCCAATGTTGAAAAATACTTTGCGCAATCCAAAAAACTCAAACAGTCTGTGGTGAAAATCGCCGAACGCATCCTTACGATCGGGAAAGAAAATGATACTTTACGGCAAATCGAAGCGCAATTTGCCGATGCGCATGCGATAGATCGAAAAGCGTTAGAAAAAAAATACGATGAATTTGTACGTAACGGTTGGATCAAAAAAACAGAATCCTCCAAACCGACGCGCGCCGCGGATCAGGAAATGCCCGTTTTTCGCGAATTTCGGGTGCATGGCAACTGGCGGGTTTTTGTCGGACAGAATGATATTAAAAACGACGCACTGACGTTTCGTTTCGCAAAAAAAGATGACTTATGGTTTCACGCGCGGGGCGTGGCGGGTTCGCATGTCGTACTCAAACGCGACGGACGCTCGGATAATCCGGGCCAACGTGCAATCGAAGCCGCCGCTCAGATTGCTGCGTTTTTCAGCAAAGCCAAAACGTCATCGCTGGTGCCGGTCGCGTACACGGAACGAAAATATCTTCGCAAACCCAAAGGCGCCAAACCCGGTATGGTTGTGCTTGAACGGGAAGAAGTTTTAATGGTGCCGCCGGTGGAGCCCCGCGAAATAGCCGTCTGA
- a CDS encoding VOC family protein: MKTQKITPCLWVDKDAKAVVDYYLSIFKDGKMKDYRQYKNPPQENVPGGQDGFETAIMEIGDIEFSILAAGPYFKFNESVSFVINCKDQAEVDYYWNALTTNGGEEGSCGWCKDKYGLSWQVVPVEYFDLINSEDPKIREKAMRNTFKQKKLILSELK, translated from the coding sequence ATGAAAACACAAAAAATAACACCTTGCCTTTGGGTTGATAAAGACGCAAAAGCCGTTGTCGATTATTACCTTTCCATTTTCAAAGACGGCAAAATGAAAGACTATCGGCAATATAAGAATCCGCCGCAAGAAAATGTGCCAGGCGGGCAAGACGGTTTCGAAACTGCGATTATGGAAATTGGTGATATAGAATTTAGTATTTTAGCCGCAGGCCCATACTTTAAGTTTAACGAATCGGTTTCATTCGTTATCAATTGCAAAGACCAAGCCGAAGTAGATTATTATTGGAATGCGTTGACTACCAACGGCGGAGAAGAAGGATCTTGCGGCTGGTGCAAAGACAAATACGGTTTATCGTGGCAGGTAGTACCCGTGGAATATTTTGATCTTATTAACAGCGAAGATCCTAAAATAAGAGAAAAGGCAATGAGAAATACATTTAAACAGAAAAAACTTATTTTGTCAGAACTTAAATAA
- a CDS encoding amidohydrolase family protein, with the protein MRLFLSDWVLPVVSPPIRYGGVVTDQGKIIAVGEASTLQDKFPSIEVERMTNTVIMPGLVNSHTHIELSMMKDAIPDGLPFAEWVYRAITGRFTYTTEAIRDAASLAVQSMIQNGTVAVGDIANNSDISQPLLENSTMWAVIFHEATGFQSAVAQEKFTEFSRKAWQPGTERVRHALAPHAPYSVSRALFSEIRAFNRSGRLTTMHLAESHDEVVFIRTGEGPMREMIEKLGRWDDTWEAPKTTPVKYAHALGMLMPGMLAVHVVHTDDEDIQLMKQYHISVCTCPRSNVKINVGGTAPIRKYLDAGINVCIGTDSLASNDDLDVWNEMHALQKQHASVKPEEIVRIATFNGAKALSLDNVIGTIETGKADALIAVTSRESVSEPYGFLTGGKSTFDSVRPLFAHS; encoded by the coding sequence ATGCGTTTATTTTTGTCTGACTGGGTCTTACCCGTGGTGTCCCCACCGATTCGCTATGGCGGCGTTGTTACAGATCAAGGAAAAATAATCGCCGTAGGTGAAGCTTCTACACTTCAAGATAAATTTCCTTCCATCGAAGTCGAACGGATGACAAATACGGTAATCATGCCGGGTTTGGTCAATTCGCACACCCACATCGAACTGTCAATGATGAAAGACGCCATTCCTGATGGACTTCCTTTTGCTGAATGGGTGTACCGTGCTATCACGGGACGTTTTACTTATACAACTGAAGCTATTCGGGATGCAGCATCGCTAGCTGTACAAAGTATGATCCAAAACGGCACTGTGGCTGTAGGCGATATCGCCAATAATTCCGATATTTCACAACCGCTTTTAGAAAACTCCACGATGTGGGCTGTTATCTTTCACGAAGCAACGGGGTTTCAGTCGGCTGTAGCACAGGAAAAATTTACCGAATTTTCCCGTAAAGCATGGCAGCCCGGCACAGAACGCGTGCGTCATGCGTTGGCCCCGCATGCGCCATACTCAGTATCACGCGCACTATTTTCCGAAATTCGCGCATTCAATCGTAGCGGCCGTCTGACAACGATGCATTTGGCAGAATCGCACGATGAGGTGGTCTTTATACGAACCGGCGAGGGTCCGATGCGGGAAATGATCGAAAAACTCGGGCGGTGGGATGATACGTGGGAAGCGCCCAAAACCACACCTGTAAAATACGCCCACGCTTTGGGTATGCTGATGCCGGGTATGCTGGCTGTGCATGTAGTGCACACGGATGATGAAGATATTCAACTGATGAAACAATATCACATCTCGGTATGCACATGCCCGCGAAGCAATGTAAAAATCAATGTCGGCGGAACGGCGCCGATCAGAAAATATCTCGATGCGGGAATCAATGTATGCATCGGCACGGACAGTTTGGCAAGTAATGATGATCTGGATGTGTGGAACGAAATGCATGCTTTGCAAAAACAGCATGCCTCTGTGAAACCAGAAGAAATAGTTCGTATCGCTACGTTCAACGGCGCCAAAGCCCTAAGTCTTGATAATGTGATCGGCACGATCGAAACCGGGAAAGCCGACGCCCTCATTGCGGTGACTTCACGCGAATCCGTGTCGGAACCGTACGGTTTCCTGACCGGCGGAAAATCGACGTTTGACTCAGTACGACCGTTGTTCGCCCATTCTTGA
- a CDS encoding formate/nitrite transporter family protein has translation MSEIHIDALLPAEMATRAEYLGVRKAEMPALKMFTLAIMAGAFISLGAIFATTVSAGGVAITAPDGATSLSTGLPYGVTRLLAGFVFCLGLILVVVGGAELFTGNNLIVMAWASRKVTSYALLRNWVIVYAGNLIGALGTAVLMLWSRQYTFGSNSIGLSAFKIAAGKCSLEFWQAMVLGILCNALVCLAVWLTYSARSTMDKIAAIIFPVTAFVAAGFEHSIANMYFVPYVLLIQTFDPSYVASISDKMPGMYNLNWPNFITNNLIPVTIGNVIGGAVLVAAVYWSVFLRNKDK, from the coding sequence ATGAGTGAAATTCACATTGATGCTTTGTTGCCGGCGGAGATGGCTACACGCGCCGAATATCTCGGTGTACGAAAAGCTGAAATGCCGGCTTTAAAAATGTTTACCTTGGCCATCATGGCCGGGGCGTTTATTTCGTTGGGGGCGATCTTTGCAACGACAGTCTCTGCCGGTGGTGTGGCAATCACGGCGCCGGACGGAGCGACTTCGCTTAGTACCGGACTGCCTTACGGCGTCACACGGTTATTGGCCGGGTTTGTTTTTTGTCTCGGCCTGATTCTGGTTGTCGTTGGCGGGGCTGAACTTTTTACCGGAAACAATCTCATCGTCATGGCGTGGGCCAGCCGCAAAGTGACGTCGTACGCACTGTTGCGCAATTGGGTGATCGTATATGCGGGAAACCTTATCGGCGCATTGGGTACGGCCGTTCTCATGTTGTGGAGCCGCCAATATACCTTTGGTTCCAACAGCATCGGTCTATCGGCTTTTAAAATCGCCGCCGGGAAATGCAGTTTGGAATTTTGGCAAGCGATGGTATTGGGCATTTTGTGCAACGCGCTGGTCTGCCTTGCGGTGTGGCTCACTTATAGCGCGCGCAGTACGATGGATAAAATTGCGGCCATTATTTTTCCGGTTACGGCTTTTGTCGCAGCGGGTTTTGAACACAGCATCGCTAATATGTATTTTGTTCCCTATGTGCTTTTGATTCAAACATTCGATCCGTCCTATGTCGCAAGCATTTCGGATAAAATGCCGGGCATGTACAATCTCAATTGGCCGAATTTTATTACGAATAACCTCATACCGGTGACGATCGGCAATGTGATCGGGGGAGCTGTTTTAGTTGCGGCGGTGTATTGGTCGGTTTTTTTACGTAATAAAGATAAGTAA
- a CDS encoding NUDIX hydrolase: MKVSTVTTRYSHLEESSLSSEKLVDGHLLKAWRDVVKLPDGKTGIREYIRHPGAVIMLPLFENGDTMLIRQFRFPPKKIFWELPAGKLDGPEDPLVAAQRELIEETGWSASHWTRVGSFYPCIGYSDERMILYIAEDLTPAESAHDDDEFIERFRMPLGDALQKVWSGEIDDMKTIAALLLAEHTLRNNSKTR; the protein is encoded by the coding sequence ATGAAAGTATCCACCGTGACGACGCGTTATTCCCATCTTGAAGAATCTTCATTGTCGAGTGAAAAACTCGTGGACGGCCATCTGCTCAAGGCCTGGCGCGATGTCGTAAAGTTGCCCGACGGCAAAACAGGCATTCGCGAATATATTCGCCACCCCGGCGCGGTGATCATGTTGCCGTTGTTTGAAAACGGTGATACCATGCTTATTCGTCAATTTCGATTTCCACCGAAAAAAATATTTTGGGAGTTGCCGGCCGGTAAATTAGACGGACCGGAAGATCCGCTGGTGGCAGCGCAGCGCGAACTGATCGAAGAAACAGGATGGTCGGCTTCGCACTGGACGCGCGTCGGCTCGTTTTATCCCTGCATCGGATACAGCGATGAGCGAATGATCTTGTATATCGCCGAAGATCTCACACCGGCGGAGTCCGCACATGATGACGACGAATTTATCGAACGGTTTCGTATGCCGCTCGGCGATGCATTGCAAAAAGTATGGTCCGGAGAAATAGATGATATGAAAACCATAGCCGCGCTTTTGCTGGCCGAACATACGCTACGCAACAACTCTAAAACGAGGTGA